Proteins encoded within one genomic window of Granulicella pectinivorans:
- a CDS encoding pectinesterase family protein: protein MRTALLITVLSTATLAQQPLKRITVGPRADFQTMQQAIAHAPAEGAILRIAPGTYREKLHISTPNIHLVGTGKTPQDVVLSWNDSARSAGGTGKSGSVTVDADGFQAENLTIENTWEKENTRSEEGSQAVALLMSSDRAILDRVRLLAAQDTLYANSRTCHDALPKDGTAPPAGQPPCDASREYFRDCYIEGHVDYIFGDAKAVFDHTELHPIQNNNVMFTAQSRHFPEEDSGYFFLHTRITGQLKDAKIIFGRPWRDFSTVLFYDTEIEPTISPDGWSEWGGRLKTADYREYKSHGPGVNGGHRIVAYPALSPADEKRLTPATLLAGHDGWNPVAEADALRRLVSTR from the coding sequence ATGCGAACCGCTCTCCTCATCACCGTCCTCTCCACCGCCACCCTCGCCCAACAGCCCCTCAAACGGATCACTGTGGGGCCCAGGGCCGACTTCCAAACGATGCAGCAGGCCATCGCGCACGCCCCCGCCGAGGGCGCAATTCTCCGCATCGCCCCAGGCACCTATCGGGAAAAGCTCCACATCTCCACACCCAACATCCATCTCGTCGGTACCGGCAAGACCCCGCAAGACGTAGTCCTCAGTTGGAACGACTCCGCCCGCTCGGCGGGTGGCACCGGCAAATCCGGCTCCGTCACCGTCGACGCCGACGGCTTCCAGGCCGAGAACCTCACCATCGAAAACACCTGGGAGAAGGAGAACACCCGCTCCGAAGAGGGTTCGCAGGCCGTAGCCCTCCTCATGAGTTCCGACCGCGCCATCCTCGACCGGGTCCGCCTTCTCGCCGCACAGGACACCCTCTACGCCAACAGCCGCACCTGCCACGACGCCCTCCCCAAAGACGGCACCGCACCCCCGGCCGGCCAGCCGCCCTGTGACGCCTCCCGCGAATACTTCCGCGACTGCTACATCGAGGGCCACGTCGACTACATCTTCGGCGACGCCAAGGCTGTCTTCGACCACACCGAACTCCACCCCATCCAGAACAACAACGTCATGTTCACGGCCCAAAGCAGGCACTTCCCCGAGGAGGATTCCGGCTACTTCTTCCTCCACACCCGCATCACCGGACAGCTCAAGGACGCCAAAATCATCTTCGGCCGCCCCTGGCGCGACTTCTCCACCGTCCTCTTCTACGACACTGAGATCGAGCCCACCATCAGCCCCGACGGCTGGTCCGAGTGGGGCGGCCGCCTCAAGACCGCCGACTACCGCGAATACAAGTCGCACGGTCCAGGCGTCAACGGAGGCCATCGCATCGTCGCCTACCCTGCCCTCTCCCCCGCGGACGAGAAGCGCCTGACGCCCGCAACCCTCCTCGCCGGCCACGACGGATGGAACCCGGTCGCCGAAGCCGACGCCCTGCGCCGTCTCGTCTCGACGCGATAA
- a CDS encoding glycoside hydrolase family 28 protein → MTPRILPILAFAFSTLYAQDTRHVTEPVIPTVCTVLKAQLQAQSNALADADEAKLDSERIQKAMDACEPGKAVALRPDGPNNAFLSGPLELRAGVTLLVEKGVTLYASRDPKLFDTTPGGCGTSGPESRPCRPLISAKDVKNAAIMGDGTIDGRGGSQLIGKSYSWWQQSRAAEPTNTKYSAPRLLVASHADGLTLYRIRLHNSPNFHVAVNTTDGFTVWGVHLLTPTVRGTDARNTDGIDPGSSQNITITRSWIDNGDDNIAIKASVHHMSVLDNHFYSGHGMSMGSEARDEGDILVDTLTLDHTTSGIRIKSNVQRGGIVLNITYRNLCMRDVAVPLSISPFYNGQTTDGIDDLGMKGTFTPDYKGIHLENILSLTPGIVQIAGLDADHPTEISLDGVEIRGITPAQVHARNSIVTVGPKGANFTFQGPGVTAPANAKLHTTFTCSPKLFVPYQD, encoded by the coding sequence GTGACCCCTCGAATCCTGCCCATCCTCGCCTTCGCCTTCTCCACCCTCTACGCGCAGGACACCCGTCACGTCACCGAACCTGTCATCCCAACCGTCTGCACCGTCCTCAAGGCGCAGCTCCAAGCCCAATCCAACGCCCTGGCGGACGCCGATGAAGCCAAACTCGACAGCGAGCGCATTCAAAAGGCGATGGACGCCTGCGAACCGGGCAAAGCCGTGGCCCTCCGCCCCGACGGCCCGAACAACGCCTTCCTCAGCGGCCCCCTCGAACTCCGCGCCGGCGTCACCCTCCTCGTCGAAAAGGGTGTCACCCTTTACGCCTCGCGCGACCCCAAACTCTTCGACACCACCCCCGGCGGCTGCGGAACCTCCGGCCCCGAAAGTCGTCCCTGCCGCCCCCTCATCAGCGCCAAAGACGTCAAAAACGCAGCCATCATGGGCGACGGCACCATCGACGGACGAGGCGGCAGCCAACTCATCGGCAAATCCTATAGCTGGTGGCAGCAGTCCCGTGCCGCCGAGCCCACCAACACCAAATACTCCGCCCCGCGCCTCCTCGTTGCCTCCCACGCCGACGGCCTCACCCTCTATCGCATCCGCCTCCACAACTCGCCCAACTTCCACGTCGCCGTCAACACCACCGACGGCTTCACCGTCTGGGGCGTCCATCTCCTCACCCCCACCGTCCGCGGCACCGATGCCCGCAACACCGACGGCATCGATCCCGGCTCCTCCCAGAACATCACCATCACCAGGAGCTGGATCGACAACGGCGACGACAACATCGCCATCAAGGCATCCGTCCATCACATGAGTGTCCTCGACAACCACTTCTACAGCGGACACGGCATGTCCATGGGCTCCGAGGCCCGCGACGAAGGCGACATCCTCGTCGACACCCTCACCCTCGACCACACCACCAGCGGCATCCGCATCAAGAGCAACGTGCAGCGCGGCGGTATCGTCCTCAACATCACCTACCGCAACCTCTGCATGCGCGACGTGGCCGTCCCCCTCTCCATCAGCCCCTTCTACAACGGCCAGACCACCGACGGCATCGACGACCTCGGCATGAAGGGCACCTTCACCCCCGACTACAAGGGCATTCACCTCGAAAATATCCTGAGCCTCACGCCCGGCATCGTCCAGATCGCCGGCCTCGACGCCGATCACCCCACCGAGATCTCCCTCGACGGTGTCGAAATTCGCGGCATCACCCCCGCTCAGGTCCACGCCCGCAACAGCATCGTCACGGTCGGCCCCAAAGGCGCAAACTTCACCTTCCAGGGCCCCGGAGTCACCGCTCCCGCGAACGCCAAGCTCCACACCACCTTCACCTGCAGCCCCAAACTCTTCGTCCCGTATCAGGACTAG
- a CDS encoding DUF5597 domain-containing protein: MAMRSGDFSSTGTTIYDPATSIRILCRCMLRRHRRWTSMRLLTEDGAMIVVQSSATEFFIAGRGLTVTFTRDPDVDDRIAGLGSIEEVGLVDGKWMVQRRLNGDQSNQGRQLSMAAHQTRIYRVVLYTGGRHGR, translated from the coding sequence ATGGCGATGCGTAGCGGGGATTTTTCGTCGACGGGCACGACGATCTACGACCCCGCGACTTCCATCCGTATTCTTTGCAGGTGTATGTTGCGGCGGCACCGGCGATGGACTTCTATGCGCCTGCTGACGGAAGACGGTGCGATGATTGTGGTCCAGTCTTCGGCTACGGAGTTCTTCATCGCGGGGCGCGGGCTGACGGTGACGTTCACGCGGGATCCGGATGTGGACGACCGCATCGCGGGCCTTGGCAGCATCGAGGAGGTTGGGCTGGTGGATGGCAAATGGATGGTGCAGCGCAGGCTCAACGGGGACCAGAGCAACCAGGGGCGGCAGCTTAGCATGGCCGCTCACCAGACCAGGATTTATCGCGTTGTCTTGTATACGGGGGGACGTCATGGGCGGTAA
- a CDS encoding SGNH/GDSL hydrolase family protein, producing the protein MGGKTLYACAVVVLVLVAMGAPADAAAPEQWVTTWGSSQLKPVGADLFPSHAMDHATLRQVVHVSLGGERFRLRLSNVFGERPLVLQSVSVARAGVGPGTIVSGSNEVVRCHGATTISIPAGAEYVSDAIAMPLKPLSDVVVTMLIEYAPESVTFHAGARATSFLAAGEHAGDVRLPSPRTFVHWYFLAGVEVATHGSRGAVVVLGDSITDGHGATDDANDRWPDVLAHRLAPLGFGVVNEGIGGNRILADGLGPSALSRFDRDVLSVAGVRSLILLEGINDLGTLSREDPQPVSRHVSLVEELEGAFLQMITRAHAHGIRVYGGTLTPYLGSDYYHPDARAEADRVALNQWIRTSQAFDGVIDFDAAVSDPARAGHLAPAFDSGDHLHPGPAGYARMGEAVPLPLFSKQR; encoded by the coding sequence ATGGGCGGTAAGACACTCTATGCTTGCGCCGTTGTGGTTCTCGTGCTGGTTGCGATGGGGGCACCTGCGGACGCGGCTGCGCCGGAGCAGTGGGTGACGACGTGGGGATCGTCGCAGTTGAAGCCGGTGGGGGCCGATCTTTTTCCCAGTCATGCGATGGACCATGCGACGCTCAGGCAGGTTGTGCATGTTTCGCTGGGTGGAGAGAGGTTCCGGCTTCGTCTCTCGAATGTCTTTGGGGAGAGGCCTCTGGTGTTGCAGTCGGTGTCGGTTGCGCGGGCGGGTGTTGGGCCTGGGACGATTGTGTCGGGGTCGAACGAGGTTGTGCGGTGCCATGGGGCGACGACGATCTCGATTCCGGCGGGGGCGGAGTATGTGTCCGATGCGATTGCGATGCCGCTGAAGCCGCTGTCGGATGTGGTGGTGACGATGCTGATCGAATATGCTCCAGAATCGGTTACATTTCATGCGGGAGCGCGGGCTACGTCTTTTCTTGCGGCGGGCGAGCATGCCGGGGATGTGCGACTGCCGAGTCCGCGCACGTTTGTGCACTGGTATTTCCTGGCGGGCGTGGAGGTGGCGACTCATGGATCGCGTGGCGCGGTGGTGGTGCTGGGGGACTCCATCACGGATGGGCATGGAGCGACGGATGACGCGAACGATCGATGGCCGGATGTGTTGGCGCACAGGCTGGCTCCGCTTGGGTTTGGGGTGGTGAACGAGGGGATTGGGGGGAATCGGATTCTCGCGGATGGACTTGGGCCGAGCGCGCTTTCGCGCTTCGACCGCGATGTGCTGAGTGTGGCTGGCGTTCGTTCGCTGATTCTGCTTGAGGGGATCAACGATCTTGGCACGCTGTCGCGTGAAGATCCGCAGCCGGTTTCGCGTCATGTGAGCCTTGTGGAGGAGCTGGAGGGCGCATTTTTACAGATGATTACGCGGGCCCATGCGCATGGCATTCGTGTTTACGGGGGCACTTTGACGCCTTACCTGGGATCGGACTATTATCACCCCGATGCGCGGGCCGAGGCGGATCGCGTGGCTCTGAATCAATGGATACGCACCTCGCAGGCTTTTGATGGCGTCATCGACTTCGATGCTGCTGTGTCCGATCCGGCGCGTGCGGGGCATCTTGCGCCTGCGTTCGATAGTGGGGACCATCTTCATCCGGGACCGGCGGGTTATGCGCGTATGGGTGAGGCGGTTCCGCTGCCGCTGTTTTCCAAACAGAGATAG
- a CDS encoding alpha-glucuronidase family glycosyl hydrolase yields MFARVGQGCLALLLMGSSLCVAEDGSAAWLRYAPVSGAQYQRLPSKIVVTGDSLVEKTAGEELRRGLSSMLGRPFTVSAGAVGRASGGAIVISRSASSDGVDRYRITSSSGGVSIEGDTVQAEMYGVFHLLEEVGIERAIPSREVQSASSPIRWSDEWDNMNGTIERGYAGPSIFFESGHVRADLTKAAAYARILASVGINGCNVNNVNADLDLLTTEHIREFARLADAFRPWGVKLALSVDLTAPQTVGGLATFDPLDPLVIAWWKAKVDELYAAIPDLGGFTVKADSEGRKGPSQYGRAPADAANMLARALAPHHGVVLYRGFVYNNHLDWRDPKADRARAGVDNFSKFDGQFDGNVIIQIKEGPIDFQAREPVSPLFAALHHTNVAIELQTAQEYTGQQRHMVWLPSMWKWVLDTDMRADDRHTPVKEIVTGRSFPLADGRPRPGGFISVTNVGMEENWLHHPMAMANLYGFGKLAWNPDEPLAEIIDGWTRLTWGNDPKVDGVIDALQLGSWQVYEGYTGPNGMGTLTNILGYHFGPGIESAERNGWGQWFRGEKDGIGMDRTAAGSGYLQQYPKALAEHYESLATCPDELLLFFHHVPYDYRLHSGKTLIQSIYDTHYAAAREAGMYGARWDTLKGRVDDERFAQVSRLFAFQAGHAIVWRDAIDDWFHRISGIADAAGRVGHHPGRIEAEAMTATGYVSQDVTPWETASGGKAMVCHVAEGCTLRSTLTQRQGRYDIAVQYFDTWKGVSRFELSIHDVVVASWKADDQLPPAQFDPNLDGQTSTRFTVHGVAVRPGDVMTLRGVPDMREELHAGGLQAADPGALDTRSRQSRDYREYAGVDYVEFSAATD; encoded by the coding sequence ATGTTCGCACGCGTCGGTCAAGGATGTCTGGCACTGCTTTTGATGGGGTCGAGTCTGTGCGTTGCAGAGGATGGATCCGCGGCGTGGCTGCGCTATGCTCCCGTCTCCGGGGCGCAGTATCAGCGGCTGCCATCCAAGATTGTGGTGACGGGGGACTCGCTGGTGGAGAAGACGGCGGGCGAGGAGCTGCGGCGTGGGTTGTCGTCGATGCTTGGGCGGCCATTTACGGTGTCTGCTGGCGCTGTGGGGCGGGCGAGCGGCGGTGCCATTGTGATTTCGCGCTCGGCCTCGAGCGACGGCGTGGACCGCTACCGCATCACCTCCTCTTCGGGTGGCGTGTCGATTGAAGGCGATACGGTGCAGGCGGAGATGTATGGCGTGTTTCATCTGCTGGAAGAGGTGGGGATCGAGCGTGCGATTCCGTCGCGCGAGGTGCAGAGTGCGTCCTCTCCGATTCGCTGGAGCGATGAGTGGGACAACATGAACGGCACGATCGAGCGCGGGTATGCGGGGCCGTCGATCTTCTTTGAGAGCGGGCATGTGCGTGCGGATCTGACGAAAGCTGCTGCGTATGCGCGCATTCTTGCTTCGGTTGGGATCAACGGTTGCAATGTCAACAACGTCAACGCGGATCTCGATCTGCTGACTACGGAGCATATTCGTGAGTTCGCTCGTTTGGCGGATGCGTTTCGTCCGTGGGGGGTGAAGCTTGCGTTGAGTGTCGACCTGACGGCTCCGCAGACGGTGGGTGGACTTGCTACGTTCGACCCGCTCGATCCTCTGGTGATCGCGTGGTGGAAGGCCAAGGTCGATGAGCTCTATGCCGCGATTCCCGATCTTGGGGGCTTTACGGTCAAGGCGGATTCAGAGGGGCGGAAGGGGCCTTCGCAGTATGGGCGTGCACCTGCCGATGCGGCGAATATGCTGGCTCGCGCGCTGGCGCCACACCACGGTGTGGTGTTGTACCGGGGGTTTGTTTATAACAACCATCTGGACTGGCGCGATCCCAAAGCGGATCGGGCTCGGGCTGGTGTCGATAACTTCTCGAAGTTCGATGGACAGTTCGACGGCAACGTCATCATCCAGATCAAGGAAGGGCCGATCGACTTTCAGGCGCGGGAGCCGGTGAGCCCTTTGTTCGCGGCGCTGCACCATACGAACGTAGCCATTGAGTTGCAGACGGCACAGGAGTATACGGGGCAGCAGAGGCACATGGTGTGGCTGCCGAGCATGTGGAAGTGGGTACTGGACACGGATATGCGTGCGGATGATCGGCACACTCCGGTGAAGGAGATCGTGACGGGGCGCAGCTTTCCGCTGGCGGATGGGAGGCCTCGTCCGGGAGGCTTCATCTCAGTGACGAACGTGGGGATGGAGGAGAACTGGCTGCACCATCCGATGGCCATGGCGAACCTGTATGGGTTCGGCAAGCTGGCGTGGAATCCCGATGAGCCGCTGGCGGAGATCATCGATGGCTGGACGCGGCTAACGTGGGGTAACGATCCTAAGGTGGATGGCGTGATCGACGCGCTGCAGTTGGGAAGCTGGCAGGTGTATGAGGGATACACCGGGCCCAATGGCATGGGGACGCTGACGAATATTCTTGGCTATCACTTTGGGCCTGGGATCGAGTCTGCGGAGCGCAATGGATGGGGGCAGTGGTTTCGTGGGGAGAAGGACGGAATCGGCATGGATCGCACGGCAGCGGGCTCGGGCTATCTTCAGCAGTATCCGAAGGCGCTTGCGGAACACTATGAGTCGCTGGCGACATGCCCGGATGAGCTGCTGCTTTTCTTCCATCATGTTCCCTATGATTACAGGCTGCATAGCGGCAAGACGCTGATTCAATCGATCTATGACACGCACTATGCGGCTGCGCGGGAAGCTGGAATGTATGGAGCGCGTTGGGACACGCTGAAGGGCCGCGTGGACGATGAGCGGTTTGCACAGGTGAGCAGGCTGTTTGCGTTTCAGGCGGGGCATGCGATTGTGTGGCGGGACGCGATCGACGACTGGTTTCATCGGATCTCGGGCATCGCCGACGCGGCTGGCCGCGTGGGGCATCATCCGGGGCGGATTGAAGCTGAGGCGATGACGGCGACCGGGTATGTGAGCCAGGACGTGACGCCGTGGGAGACGGCGTCTGGTGGCAAGGCGATGGTGTGCCATGTGGCGGAGGGATGCACGCTACGCAGCACGCTGACGCAGAGGCAGGGACGCTACGATATCGCGGTGCAGTATTTCGATACCTGGAAGGGGGTGTCGCGATTCGAGCTTTCGATCCATGATGTGGTGGTTGCGTCGTGGAAGGCCGACGATCAGTTGCCGCCGGCGCAGTTCGATCCCAACCTGGATGGACAGACGTCCACGCGGTTCACGGTCCATGGGGTGGCTGTCAGGCCGGGCGATGTGATGACGTTGCGTGGTGTGCCGGATATGCGCGAGGAGTTGCACGCCGGAGGATTGCAGGCGGCAGATCCTGGGGCTTTGGATACGCGGAGCAGGCAGAGCCGGGACTATCGCGAGTATGCCGGCGTGGACTACGTGGAGTTCAGCGCTGCGACTGATTGA
- a CDS encoding sodium:solute symporter family protein has protein sequence MHLLDWLAISAYFLLMLVVGFVIRRRVHNARDFFTAGGKMPWWLAGISHHMSGYSSAVFVGYAALAYTEGFSLYIWWACTIVVSLLLGSFVFAPRWVRLRVRTGMISPLEYLAARYNVPTQMCLACSGSLLKIFDVGAKWTASALLLQMFAHVDLRWGVLLTGGVTLVYSVMGGLWADAATDLSQFVIQLVSGIAMFVVVLAHLGGAGALGSMWAWLPASHHQLFHGPYTPAFAGAYLLINLLSYNGGTWSLAQRFLASPDETSARRSAQLSAALYLVWPLVLFYPMWAAPILLPHLADPSNSYALLAQSYLPAGMVGLVLAGLFAHSMAMTSSDANAIAAVVIRDIAPVLLPARWTEGERRQLLAARLCTFSFLAGSMVIALFANHMGGVLGLILLWYGALVGPIAVPMLLGMLPLFRRSGAAAAMASWIAGIVTFAVTKRFSGGVSLAFTVGGPVCLSFFTYVVVGLLRPARSPRARELFTAMAASEGSYPLSSEEISTTP, from the coding sequence GTGCATCTCCTCGACTGGCTGGCCATCTCGGCGTACTTCCTGCTGATGCTCGTTGTCGGGTTTGTGATCCGGCGGCGGGTGCATAACGCGCGGGATTTTTTTACAGCTGGCGGCAAGATGCCGTGGTGGCTGGCGGGTATCTCGCACCATATGTCCGGATACAGCTCGGCGGTCTTTGTGGGGTACGCGGCGCTTGCGTACACGGAGGGCTTCAGTCTCTATATCTGGTGGGCGTGCACGATCGTGGTGTCGCTGCTGCTGGGGTCGTTTGTGTTTGCTCCGCGCTGGGTGCGGCTGCGAGTGCGGACGGGGATGATCTCGCCGCTTGAGTACCTGGCCGCGCGTTACAACGTGCCGACGCAGATGTGTCTTGCGTGCAGCGGTTCGCTGCTGAAGATCTTCGACGTGGGTGCGAAGTGGACGGCGTCGGCGCTGCTGCTGCAGATGTTCGCGCATGTGGATCTGCGGTGGGGCGTGCTGCTAACCGGCGGTGTGACGCTGGTGTACTCCGTGATGGGTGGTCTGTGGGCGGATGCGGCGACGGACCTGAGCCAGTTCGTGATTCAACTGGTCTCTGGGATTGCGATGTTTGTGGTGGTGCTTGCGCATCTGGGTGGTGCCGGTGCGCTGGGAAGCATGTGGGCGTGGCTGCCGGCGAGCCATCATCAACTGTTTCACGGGCCGTATACCCCTGCGTTCGCGGGTGCGTATTTGTTGATCAATCTGCTCTCGTACAACGGCGGCACGTGGAGCCTGGCGCAGCGTTTTCTTGCTTCTCCGGATGAGACCTCGGCACGGCGTTCCGCGCAGCTTTCGGCGGCGCTCTACCTGGTGTGGCCGCTGGTGCTGTTTTATCCGATGTGGGCGGCGCCGATTCTTCTGCCGCATCTTGCGGACCCCTCGAACAGCTATGCGCTGCTGGCGCAGAGCTATCTTCCCGCAGGGATGGTGGGGCTTGTGCTGGCTGGTTTGTTCGCGCACTCCATGGCGATGACCTCGTCGGATGCGAACGCGATTGCTGCCGTGGTGATTCGTGACATTGCGCCTGTCCTGCTGCCGGCGCGGTGGACGGAGGGCGAGCGTCGCCAACTGCTTGCCGCGCGGCTGTGTACGTTCAGCTTTCTTGCGGGCAGCATGGTGATTGCGTTGTTTGCGAACCATATGGGCGGTGTGCTGGGTCTTATCCTGCTTTGGTATGGCGCGCTGGTCGGACCGATCGCGGTGCCGATGCTGCTGGGGATGCTTCCGCTGTTTCGCCGCTCGGGTGCAGCGGCCGCGATGGCTTCGTGGATCGCTGGAATTGTGACGTTTGCAGTTACAAAACGTTTTTCGGGTGGCGTGAGTCTCGCGTTCACTGTCGGCGGGCCCGTGTGCCTGTCGTTTTTCACCTATGTCGTTGTTGGGCTTTTACGGCCTGCACGGAGCCCGCGTGCGCGTGAGCTGTTCACCGCGATGGCGGCGAGCGAAGGCTCCTATCCCTTATCCTCCGAGGAGATTTCCACTACACCATGA
- a CDS encoding 6-phosphogluconolactonase has protein sequence MTTAFPSQMLHILPTRAELGALAGAQVAEELRRLLGTQPSVRMIFAAAPSQGEMLDALAAADGVDWTRVEAFHMDEYIGLREDAPQRFGNWLRRSFFERVPIGSLVLMEPGSDPQQDAVAYAALLAEKPVDIVCLGIGANGHLAFNDPPAEFSESLDAKVVELHRASRQQQVDDGLFATIDDVPTHAITLTIPRLLRAASLFCCVPGALKRDAVQRALTGDVAVDSPASILRKHPSCRLYLDADSAAGLE, from the coding sequence ATGACTACCGCCTTTCCGTCCCAGATGCTGCATATTCTTCCCACACGCGCAGAGCTCGGCGCACTCGCCGGCGCACAGGTCGCGGAGGAGCTGCGCAGGCTTCTCGGTACGCAGCCATCCGTTCGCATGATCTTCGCAGCCGCGCCGAGCCAGGGTGAGATGCTGGATGCGCTGGCCGCTGCCGACGGTGTCGATTGGACTCGCGTTGAGGCGTTCCATATGGATGAGTACATCGGCCTGCGTGAAGATGCACCGCAGCGCTTCGGCAACTGGCTGCGCCGTTCGTTCTTCGAACGTGTGCCGATCGGCTCGTTGGTGTTGATGGAACCGGGCAGCGATCCGCAGCAGGATGCGGTGGCGTATGCGGCGCTACTGGCGGAGAAGCCGGTGGATATTGTTTGCCTGGGCATTGGGGCGAATGGCCACCTTGCGTTCAACGATCCTCCGGCGGAATTCTCAGAGTCTCTGGATGCGAAGGTTGTGGAGTTGCACCGTGCAAGCCGTCAGCAGCAGGTGGACGATGGGCTGTTTGCAACGATCGACGATGTGCCCACGCATGCGATCACGTTGACCATTCCTCGTTTGCTGCGGGCCGCGAGCCTCTTCTGCTGCGTGCCGGGGGCGTTGAAGCGAGACGCGGTGCAGCGGGCGCTGACGGGGGATGTGGCGGTGGATTCGCCTGCGTCCATCCTTCGCAAGCATCCTTCGTGCCGGCTTTATCTTGACGCGGACTCCGCCGCAGGATTGGAATAG
- a CDS encoding N-acetylglucosamine-6-phosphate deacetylase — METICGRDPASGAMLEILVAEGVVTGIRHGVCDADVWIAPGLVDLQVNGYSGIDLNSEACTVHDVCLLVRRLACLGTTTFLPTIITAPVAKMAACLKTIAEARAADAMVRHAIPCVHLEGPHISPLDGYRGAHAVEHVRPPSIEEFALLQAGCGNLIGMVTLSPHWVGSAEFVRALVGQGIVVSLGHTHATGEQIRAAAEAGARLSTHLGNGIAAELPRHPNPLWEQLAEDRLSACFIADGAHLSAATMRAMMRAKGFERCVLVSDAVALAGSPEGAYRADVGGEVVIGPDGAIRLRGSNLLAGSGIVLKDGVARVAAELSLGTALTMATSNPGAFVRARGVLRVGADADLITFRWRSGDTTLQVQDVMVRGRVMQQESEENLSR; from the coding sequence ATGGAGACGATCTGCGGGCGCGATCCTGCCTCGGGTGCGATGTTGGAGATTCTGGTCGCGGAGGGTGTCGTGACGGGCATTCGCCATGGGGTGTGCGACGCGGATGTCTGGATTGCACCGGGTCTCGTGGATCTGCAGGTGAATGGGTACAGTGGCATCGACCTGAACAGCGAAGCCTGTACGGTGCATGACGTTTGCCTGTTGGTGCGGCGGCTTGCTTGTTTGGGAACGACCACGTTTCTGCCGACGATCATTACCGCTCCGGTTGCGAAGATGGCTGCGTGCTTGAAGACGATTGCCGAGGCGCGGGCGGCCGACGCGATGGTGCGTCATGCGATTCCGTGTGTGCATCTGGAAGGGCCGCACATCTCGCCGCTCGATGGTTATCGCGGGGCGCATGCGGTGGAGCATGTTCGTCCGCCATCGATAGAGGAGTTCGCGTTGCTGCAGGCGGGTTGCGGCAACCTGATCGGGATGGTCACGCTGTCGCCGCACTGGGTGGGCTCGGCGGAGTTCGTGCGGGCGTTGGTGGGGCAGGGAATCGTGGTCTCGCTGGGGCACACGCATGCGACGGGTGAGCAGATTCGTGCGGCTGCGGAGGCGGGAGCGCGGCTCTCGACGCATCTGGGAAATGGCATTGCGGCGGAGCTGCCGAGGCATCCGAACCCGCTCTGGGAGCAGCTTGCGGAAGATCGGCTGTCGGCATGCTTCATTGCCGATGGAGCGCATCTCTCGGCTGCGACGATGCGCGCCATGATGCGTGCGAAGGGGTTTGAGCGATGCGTGCTTGTCTCCGATGCGGTGGCGCTGGCGGGAAGTCCGGAGGGGGCTTACCGGGCTGATGTTGGAGGCGAGGTGGTCATCGGTCCGGATGGAGCGATTCGTCTGCGTGGCTCCAACCTGCTGGCCGGTTCGGGGATTGTGCTGAAGGACGGCGTGGCGCGTGTTGCCGCAGAGCTCTCTTTGGGGACTGCACTGACGATGGCGACGTCGAACCCCGGGGCGTTCGTGAGGGCGCGGGGCGTGCTGCGCGTGGGTGCGGATGCCGATCTGATTACGTTTCGCTGGAGGTCCGGCGACACCACGTTGCAGGTGCAGGACGTGATGGTGCGTGGACGTGTGATGCAGCAAGAATCCGAGGAGAACCTATCAAGATGA